CGCGCGATCTGAACTTCATCATAGGCCTGTCATTTAATCGTCTTGCGTGACGCCGATGTGAAAACGGCGGTGGATCCCCACCGCCGTTCGCTGGAAGCTATTGAGTCAGGCGAGCTTCTTGCGTTTCAGGTCGGGAGGCGTCGCCTCGTCCGCTAGCGCGGTCACCGCCTCGGCCAGCGTCAGCGACTGCTGGTCGCGTGAGCCCAGGCGGCGCACGTTGACGGTCTCTTCTTCCGCCTCGCGCTTGCCGCAGACGAGAATGACCGGAACCTTGGCCAGCGAATGCTCGCGAACCTTGTAGTTGATCTTCTCGTTGCGCAGATCGGCCTCGGCCGACAGCCCGGCCGCCTTGAGCCGTTCCACCACCTTTTCGGCATAGGCATCGGCTTCGGAGGTGATCGTCGCCACCACCACCTGCAACGGCGCGAACCAGAGCGGGAAATGGCCCGAATAGTTCTCGATCAGGATGCCGAGGAAGCGTTCCATCGAGCCGCAGATGGCGCGATGCACCATGACCGGCTGCTTCTTCTCGGAGTCCGAGCCGATGTAGAAAGCGCCGAAGCGCTCCGGCAGGTTGAAGTCGACCTGCGTGGTGCCGCACTGCCATTCGCGGCCGATCGCGTCCTTCAACACATATTCGAACTTCGGCCCGTAGAACGCGCCCTCGCCCGGATTGATCGACGTCTTGATGCGATTGCCGGATCGCTGCTGGATCGTCGCCAGCACCTTCGACATGATCTCCTCGGCGTGATCCCACGCCTCGTCGGAACCGACCCGCTTGTCGGGACGGGTCGACAGCTTCACGCTGATCTCATCGAAGCCGAAATCGGCATAGGTCGACAGGATCAGGTCGTTGATGCGCAGGCACTCGGCGGCGAGTTGCTCCTCGGTGCAGAAGATATGGGCGTCGTCCTGCGTGAAGCCGCGCACGCGCATCAGCCCGTGCAGTGCGCCCGACGGCTCGTAGCGATGCACATTGCCGAATTCAGCAAGCTTTACAGGCAGATCGCGGTAGGATTTCAGCCCGTGCTTGAAAATCTGCACGTGACCCGGGCAGTTCATCGGCTTCAGCGCGAAAACACGGTCGTCGTCGGTGTCGTCGCCGGCCACCGTCACCTTGAACATGGCATCGCGATACCAACCCCAGTGCCCGGAAGTCTCCCACAGGCTCTTGTCGAGCACCTGCGGAGCGTTGACTTCCTGATAGCCCTGTTCGCCCAGCCGACGGCGCATGTAAGAAACCAGGTTCTGGAACATCTTCCAGCCCTTGGCGTGCCAGAAGACGACGCCGGGGCCTTCCTCCTGGAAATGGAACAGGTCCATCTCGCGACCGAGCTTGCGATGGTCGCGCTTTTCCGCCTCCTCCAGCATGTGGATGTAGGCGTCGAGCTGCGCCTGGTCTGCCCAGGCGGTGCCGTAGATGCGCGTCAGCATCGGGTTGTTGGCGTCGCCGCGCCAATAAGCGCCGGCAACCTTCATCAGCTTGAAGGCGCTGCCGATCTGGCCGGTCGAGGCCATATGTGGACCGCGGCACAGGTCAAACCACTCGCCCTGGGCATAAATCTTGAGGTCCTGGTCCTCGGGGATCGCATCGATCAGCTCGAGCTTGTAGCTCTCGCCCTTGTCGCGGAATACCTTCTTGGCACGGTCGCGCGACCAGACTTCCTTGGTGAAGGGCCTGTTGCGCGCGATGATCTCGCGCATCTTCTTCTCGATCGTCGGAAAGTCCTCAGGCGTGAAGGGCTCGTTGCGCGCGAAATCGTAGTAGAAGCCGTTGTCGATGACGGGACCGATGGTGACCTGGGTGCCCGGCCACAATTCCTGCACGGCCTCTGCCAGCACATGGGCGGTGTCGTGGCGGATCAATTCCAGCGCGCGCGGGTCGTCGCGGGTGACGATCTCGACCTTGCCGGACTTGCCGAGCGGATCGGAAAGATCACACAACTGGCCATCGACGCTGTAGGCCACGGCCTTCTTGGCGAGCGACTTCGAGATCGACTCGGCCAGGCCTGCACCGGTCATCGCCGCGTCGTATTCGCGGACGGAACCATCAGGAAATGTCAGGGAAACGGAATTCAGCAACGTTCTTCTCCTATCCAGTCCCGCAAACGAACGCGGGTGGTTGATTGCCGGAAACGTCCGGCGGCGAGCGGTCTTTTAGGGGCAGATAGCGGCGTCGTAAAGCCGGAGTGTTGGCGATTGGCGCTTGCGGCAATGAAATGGCCCCTGCTGTCGCAGGGACGCTTCAGCCCTGCTCGCCGGCGTGCCGCTTGCCGACACGCCAAAAGCGCCAGAACGCCCACCAGTGGAGATCCGGCGCGAGCTTGACCGGCACGTTGTCGATGCCATGCGTGCCGCCGGGGCCGCAGCGCATGACCCTGAACAGCCCCATCCAGCCGCCGGCCCACAGGCCATGGCGGGCGATCGCCTCATAGGCGTATTCCGAACAGGTCGGCATGTGCCGGCATGAATTGCCGACGAAACCGGACAAGGTCAGTTGGTAGAACCGCACCAGGGCGGTGCCCGCCAGCCTGCCCGGCGTCCGGCGCCAGGGCCCGGCCCAGTTGCGGCCGCGTGGTGTGGACGCACCAACCTCGCCGTGCTGATGCCCGCATTCGCGGCCATGCCCGTCAGCGTCGTTGTTCATCGCCG
The genomic region above belongs to Mesorhizobium terrae and contains:
- the thrS gene encoding threonine--tRNA ligase, whose product is MLNSVSLTFPDGSVREYDAAMTGAGLAESISKSLAKKAVAYSVDGQLCDLSDPLGKSGKVEIVTRDDPRALELIRHDTAHVLAEAVQELWPGTQVTIGPVIDNGFYYDFARNEPFTPEDFPTIEKKMREIIARNRPFTKEVWSRDRAKKVFRDKGESYKLELIDAIPEDQDLKIYAQGEWFDLCRGPHMASTGQIGSAFKLMKVAGAYWRGDANNPMLTRIYGTAWADQAQLDAYIHMLEEAEKRDHRKLGREMDLFHFQEEGPGVVFWHAKGWKMFQNLVSYMRRRLGEQGYQEVNAPQVLDKSLWETSGHWGWYRDAMFKVTVAGDDTDDDRVFALKPMNCPGHVQIFKHGLKSYRDLPVKLAEFGNVHRYEPSGALHGLMRVRGFTQDDAHIFCTEEQLAAECLRINDLILSTYADFGFDEISVKLSTRPDKRVGSDEAWDHAEEIMSKVLATIQQRSGNRIKTSINPGEGAFYGPKFEYVLKDAIGREWQCGTTQVDFNLPERFGAFYIGSDSEKKQPVMVHRAICGSMERFLGILIENYSGHFPLWFAPLQVVVATITSEADAYAEKVVERLKAAGLSAEADLRNEKINYKVREHSLAKVPVILVCGKREAEEETVNVRRLGSRDQQSLTLAEAVTALADEATPPDLKRKKLA
- the yidD gene encoding membrane protein insertion efficiency factor YidD, translating into MNNDADGHGRECGHQHGEVGASTPRGRNWAGPWRRTPGRLAGTALVRFYQLTLSGFVGNSCRHMPTCSEYAYEAIARHGLWAGGWMGLFRVMRCGPGGTHGIDNVPVKLAPDLHWWAFWRFWRVGKRHAGEQG